CTTACCGGCACCGCCTTGAATGTGGGCAGCTATACCGGCCTCATTATGATCATCGGGATTATTGCCGAAAACGCCATTTTCACGTTCCTTCAATTCCAGGAATCGCGGCAAACCAGCAGTATGCATGATGCTATTGTATATGCCATTTCCACGCGGCTCCGGCCTAAACTAATGACTGCCTTCGGAGCCATTATTGCCCTGATGCCCATTGCCCTCGGCATTGGAACTGGCGCTCAGTTGCACCAACCTTTAGCCATTGCCGTAATTGGTGGTTTTATCATTGCGTTGCCGTTGCTGCTAATTGTGTACCCCACCTACTTACTTCTGCTTTTCAGGGAAAAAGAGGAAGACCAAGAAAATATCCCTCTCTAAAACACCACATGGGGAAAGCCCTATGCAAAGCTTCCGTTTTAAGGGTATTTTCCTGAAAACACCCTTAAAACGGAAGCTACTTACGGGGCTCCCGCCTCAGGAATCGCATAAGACAGCCCTTGGGAAAAACCTAAACTACCTATTCTGTGAAACAGGAAGGCCAAGCCCCTCTAGGGCCTGAAACTCCAGCGTTTTTCACGCCACGGTAATCGTCTCGTCTATATACACATCCTGCACCAGGTTAAGCAAATCCACGCCCTCTTCAAACGGCCGTTGGAACGCCCTGCGCCCTAAGATTAAACCAGTGCCGCCAGCCCGTTTGTTGATCACCGCCGTCCTAACGGATTGCTGCAGGTCAGAGGCGCCCTGCGATTCACCGCCGGAGTTGATGAGGCCGGCGCGGCCCATGTAGCAGTTCAGGACTTGGTAGCGGCAGAGGTCAATGGGGTGGTCTGTAGTAAGTTTATCATACATGGCGGGGCTCCACTTGGAGAAATTAAGCGCCTTAAAGCCGCCGTTGTTCTCGGGTAGCTTCTGCTTGATGATATCTGCCTGCAGGGTTACGCCCAGGTGGTTGGCCTGACCGGTTATGTCGGCGGCTACGTGGTAGTCTTTTTCTGCGGTTTTAAAGGCATTGTTGCGGGTGTAGCACCACAAGATAGTGGCCATACCCAATTGGTGCGCCCGCTCAAAGGCTTCGGCTACCTCTACAATCTGCCGGTTAGAGTCTTCAGACCCAAAATAAATAGTAGCCCCTACCGCCACGGCGCCCAGGTTCCAGGCCTCCTCCACCGACCCGAACATGATCTGGCTGTATTTGGTGGGATAGGTGAGTAACTCGTTGTGGTTGATCTTGACAATGAACGGGATTTTATGCGCGTACTTGCGGGCCACCATGCCTAGATTCCCGAAGGTGGTGGCCACCGCGTTGCAGCCCCCTTCCATGGCCAGTCTGATCACATTCTCCGGGTCAAAATACATAGGGTTGGGCGCGAAGGAGGCCCCGGCCGTATGCTCTATGCCCTGGTCAATGGGAAGAATGGACAGATACCCGGTTCCGGCCAGGCGGCCATGGTTGAAAAGCGTGGCCAGACTTCGGAGTACCGGTACTGGCCGGTTAGATTGCTGAAAGATCCGGTCAATAAAATCGGGCCCGGGCAAGTGGAGCTGCTCTTTGGGAATAGCCGTGGCGGTGTACTCCAGCAAATCCTCGGCCTCTTTGCCTAATAACTCATCAATGGTATAGTGTAGCATGGCGACTGGTGGTTAGGTGGTTGTATGTAATTCCCTGAGAATGCTCTATTGTTAGGTCTTGATCTGTTTCCGGAGCAACTGGGCGTTAATGGCCACTACCACGGTGCTCATGCTCATAAGAGCCGCCCCCACGGCCGGCGACACCATAATGCCCTGTTTGTAAAGCACCCCCGCCGCCAACGGAAGCGCCACCACGTTATAGGCGGTGGCCCAGATAATATTCTGGATCATTTTGCGGTAGGTGGCCTTGCCGAAGAGAATGAGCGAGGCGATGTCCTGGGGGTTGCTGTTTACCAGAATGATGTCGGCGGTCTCGGCGGCTACGTCTGTGCCGGAGCCTACGGCGATGCCCACGTCTGCCTGCGCCAAGGCTGGCGCGTCATTCACGCCGTCGCCGGTCATGGCCACAAATTCGCCCTGGGCCTGCAGTTCCTTGATCTTGTCCTGCTTCTGGTGGGGCAGCACGTTGGCCAGGTACCCATCCATCTGCAGGGCCTCACTCACGCTTTGTGCCACGCGGGCATTATCCCCGGTCAATAGCAGGTTCTTGATGCCATTCTCTTTCAACACCTGAATCGCCTCCGCAGACTCCGGCCTGATTTGGTCCCTCAGACTTATAAAACCAGTTACTACACCGTCTATCAGCACATACACCACCGTCTCTACTCCTTCTTCAGCGTTACTCACCGGCACCTCAATGCCCATTTCCTGAATGTAGTTAGGGCCTACCACCTTTAGCTCTTTTCCTTCCACCTGCCCCTCCAGCCCTTTGCCGGGCAGATAGTTGAATTGTTCTGAGGCGGGAATCGTGATACCATCCGCCTTGGCCCGTTTTAAAATACCCTGCGAGATGTAGTGCTCTGAATTCTGCTCCACCCCTGCCGCCAGCCGCAGCAACTCCTGTTCAGGGACCGCAGGCAGAAAGGAAACCACGCGGGCTACTTCATGCGCGCCCTGGGTGAGCGTACCGG
This Rufibacter radiotolerans DNA region includes the following protein-coding sequences:
- a CDS encoding class I fructose-bisphosphate aldolase, producing MLHYTIDELLGKEAEDLLEYTATAIPKEQLHLPGPDFIDRIFQQSNRPVPVLRSLATLFNHGRLAGTGYLSILPIDQGIEHTAGASFAPNPMYFDPENVIRLAMEGGCNAVATTFGNLGMVARKYAHKIPFIVKINHNELLTYPTKYSQIMFGSVEEAWNLGAVAVGATIYFGSEDSNRQIVEVAEAFERAHQLGMATILWCYTRNNAFKTAEKDYHVAADITGQANHLGVTLQADIIKQKLPENNGGFKALNFSKWSPAMYDKLTTDHPIDLCRYQVLNCYMGRAGLINSGGESQGASDLQQSVRTAVINKRAGGTGLILGRRAFQRPFEEGVDLLNLVQDVYIDETITVA